One window of Lentisphaerota bacterium genomic DNA carries:
- a CDS encoding HNH nuclease family protein yields the protein MEQRGTSLTHEQQKNVLAELHRDVALRNTSYRARALKLLPHICGSCAREFSDKRLKELTVHHKDHNPNNNPPDGSNWELLCLYCHDHEHAKLLDAKHRTIGRQPAQVGGAGFARPFDQLESLLKQEQKPDA from the coding sequence GTGGAACGTCGTTGACACACGAACAGCAGAAGAACGTGCTCGCAGAATTGCACCGCGATGTTGCCTTGCGGAACACCAGTTACCGCGCGCGGGCTTTGAAGCTGCTCCCGCACATCTGCGGCTCGTGCGCGCGGGAGTTCTCGGACAAGCGGCTGAAGGAGCTGACCGTGCATCACAAAGATCACAATCCCAACAACAATCCTCCAGACGGAAGCAACTGGGAACTGCTCTGCCTGTACTGCCACGACCATGAACACGCGAAGCTGCTGGACGCGAAACATCGCACAATCGGCCGGCAGCCGGCGCAGGTCGGCGGGGCGGGCTTCGCCCGCCCATTCGATCAACTCGAGTCCCTCCTCAAACAGGAACAGAAACCGGACGCCTGA
- a CDS encoding HIT family protein, which produces MNDCIFCKILAGLVPCAQVYADAHTLAFLDIGPFEKGHALVIPRLHAPTLSDLPEVEAAALGVVIRRVGGLLLSRLPCDGFNVLQSNGACATQVVPHVHFHVIPRWNGRPMNWISGVYENAAEMTAIAARLRGA; this is translated from the coding sequence ATGAACGATTGCATTTTCTGCAAGATACTCGCGGGGCTGGTTCCCTGTGCACAGGTGTACGCCGATGCGCACACGCTGGCTTTTCTGGATATCGGGCCTTTTGAGAAAGGGCACGCGCTGGTGATTCCGAGGCTTCATGCGCCGACGCTTTCCGATCTGCCAGAAGTCGAGGCGGCGGCGCTCGGTGTGGTGATTCGGCGTGTCGGCGGGCTGTTGCTGTCGCGCCTGCCGTGCGACGGATTCAACGTCCTTCAATCGAACGGCGCCTGTGCGACGCAAGTGGTGCCCCACGTCCATTTCCATGTGATTCCCCGGTGGAACGGGCGCCCGATGAACTGGATCTCGGGAGTGTACGAGAATGCCGCCGAAATGACTGCGATTGCGGCCCGTCTGCGGGGTGCGTGA